One window of the Hippoglossus hippoglossus isolate fHipHip1 chromosome 9, fHipHip1.pri, whole genome shotgun sequence genome contains the following:
- the LOC117767543 gene encoding interleukin-1 beta-like: MESKMQCNVSQMWGPKMPQGLDLEISHHPMTMRRVVNLIIAMERLKDGASEAVLSTSFRDESLLNIMMESIVEEHIVFERSSSPPDQFSRTGVYPCNISDSQKRNFLLVQNSMELHAVMLQGGSDNRKVLLNMSTYVHPSPTIEARPVALCIKDTDLYLSCHHEDGVPTLHLEPVEDKTSLKTITRESEMVRFLFYKRDSGVNISTLMSARFPDWYISTSEYENRPVMMCQESAQSYQTFNIQRQS, encoded by the exons ATGGAATCCAAGATGCAATGCAACGTGAGCCAGATGTGGGGCCCCAAGATGCCACAGGGACTGGACTTGGAGATCTCCCATCATCCAATGACCATGAGGCGCGTGGTCAACCTCATCATCGCCATGGAGCGGCTGAAGGACGGCGCGTCGGAGGCGGTGCTGAGCACCAGCTTCAGAGATGAAAGCCTGCTCAACATCATGATGGAGAGCATCGTGGAAG AGCACATTGTGTTTGAGAGAAGCTCGTCTCCACCAGATCAATTCAGCAGGACGGGCGTGTACCCGTGCAACATCAGCGACAGCCAGAAGAGGAACTTCCTTCTGGTCCAAAACAGCATGGAGCTCCACGCCGTGATGCTGCAGGGCGGCAGCGACAACCGCAAAG TTCTTCTCAACATGTCGACCTACGTGCACCCTTCACCCACCATCGAAGCCAGGCCTGTGGCTCTGTGTATTAAAGACACAGACCTCTACCTGTCGTGCCACCATGAGGATGGAGTGCCCACCCTGCATCTGGAG CCAGTGGAGGACAAAACCAGCCTGAAGACCATCACCAGGGAAAGTGAGATGGTGCGATTTCTGTTCTACAAGCGGGACAGTGGGGTGAACATCAGCACCCTCATGTCGGCCCGCTTCCCCGACTGGTACATCAGCACATCAGAGTACGAAAACAGACCAGTCATGATGTGTCAGGAGAGCGCCCAGAGCTACCAGACCTTCAACATCCAGCGTCAGAGTTAA
- the ckap2l gene encoding cytoskeleton-associated protein 2-like isoform X1, whose amino-acid sequence MEEGETASLLSRKDLRKQKLMEYLAAKGRMKLPNPKPYLRVDCQVKKSVMAAAKVVDGKENKASVDTCKYVVKKVPAVAAQATTHPSRRPFGVTYKVNVKGSILTAQQNAKCQSSTSGSGRDRNPGLIPTITSMSAKFRLNAAINVKRQPATGMHSSGRGSSSSASHSKLDSGSNASSVPMKTISARMSLCPLVKTRTGLITAATQPRKSLSSHASATPANATTTTVSVADKVRSSTYASGPQKSVTFLKKTLTATALNNHVNKKTTVSSATITGCKIPSQDKSNAKPLLDKQTLSSRRGQLSSELKSLPTFKSKAAPVQPVRREGTTKTDKSAGKPADRLTQQKSDAGGARNGQTCKVSTQTSSGPASRSSFRADKGVRRGDVVELGGKTKTSKETQSKKGHSSSNAPPPQAGINQTGAPVMSRRASQPATSIRRTGLTTGTKTPKLSVRVLPQTEVKKLTAAQEERMRKLQEWRQTKGISYKRPPMPVKPQVRRTVAVPQPFWTAMKEEDDANSLICAVDRSLADCIKLLREGCPPDHVKEVLSRLPTVSQKFAKYWICQVRLMEQEGNLDVLPVFEEAVRVVLEPIDELRAVVFEILKKNDEIQASEPKQDQLPSAESSPESSDNPMMTPKPVRVLISGEKGNSSVVKYKITATPGGPPSQKREPARVNGQEVRFFTPVRRSVRIQRASLRYPAGLQDHDLCVASYNDLISEEDKDTSGEQEDGGTSPSVNDAPMFIYRQNEALKDKVLVQLVCDEGV is encoded by the exons atGGAAGAAGGAGAAACCGCGTCGCTGCTTTCCAGAAAAG ATTTACGTAAGCAGAAGTTGATGGAATATTTGGCAGCAAAAGGACGGATGAAGTTGCCCAACCCTAA GCCGTACCTACGGGTTGACTGTCAGGTCAAGAAGTCAGTGATGGCTGCAGCAAAG GTTGTTGATGGAAAAGAGAACAAAGCTTCAGTTGACACGTGTAAATATGTAGTCAAAAAAGTTCCAGCTGTGGCTGCTCAAGCCACAACACATCCCAGCAGACGGCCATTTGGTGTCACTTACAAAGTGAATGTAAAAGGCAGCATCCTGACTGCACAGCAGAATGCCAAATGTCAATCTTCAACCAGTGGCTCAGGACGTGACCGAAACCCAGGGCTCATACCAACGATCACCAGCATGTCCGCCAAGTTTCGCCTGAATGCAGCCATCAACGTCAAGAGGCAGCCAGCCACAGGAATGCATTCTTCAGGCAGAGGGTCTTCAAGTTCTGCCTCCCACAGCAAATTGGACAGTGGCTCAAATGCCTCTTCGGTCCCAATGAAAACAATCAGTGCCAGGATGAGCCTCTGCCCCCTTGTCAAAACAAGAACTGGCCTCATCACTGCAGCGACACAGCCCAGAAAGTCACTTTCATCCCACGCCTCTGCCACACCGGCTAATGCCACCACTACTACTGTTTCTGTGGCTGACAAGGTACGCTCCAGCACGTACGCATCAGGTCCCCAGAAGTCTGTGACCTTTCTGAAGAAAACACTTACTGCTACTGCCCTTAACAACCACgttaataagaaaacaacagtttcttctgcaacaataaCTGGGTGTAAAATTCCATCTCAGGACAAGTCTAATGCAAAACCACTTTTGGATAAACAGACTCTGTCGTCTCGTAGGGGTCAGTTATCCAGTGAACTAAAGTCATTGCCCACCTTTAAAAGCAAAGCAGCACCTGTGCAGCcagtgaggagagaagggaCGACAAAAACTGACAAATCAGCAGGAAAGCCCGCAGACAGGTTAACGCAGCAGAAATCTGATGCTGGAGGGGCGAGAAATGGACAAACATGCAAAGTGTCCACCCAAACATCCTCGGGGCCAGCGAGCAGAAGCAGTTTCCGAGCGGACAAAGGGGTAAGGCGAGGGGATGTGGTCGAGCTGGGAGGGAAAACCAAGACAAGTAAAGAGACACAGAGCAAGAAGGGACACAGTTCATCGAATGCCCCTCCACCACAAGCTGGTATTAACCAAACGGGGGCACCAGTGATGTCACGGAGAGCGTCACAGCCTGCCACCTCCATCCGCCGTACAGGCCTGACCACAGGCACGAAGACGCCAAAGCTGTCAGTCAGGGTCCTTCCCCAGACCGAGGTAAAGAAACTGACAGCTGCCCAAGAAGAAAGAAT GAGAAAACTGCAGGAATGGCGGCAAACTAAGGGCATATCCTACAAGCGCCCGCCGATGCCGGTGAAACCTCAGGTGAGGCGCACGGTGGCAGTGCCCCAGCCTTTCTGGACCGCcatgaaggaggaggatgatgccAACTCCCTCATCTGTGCTGTCGACAGGTCCCTGGCAGACTGTATTAAACTGCTCCGGGAG GGCTGCCCTCCGGACCACGTGAAGGAGGTTCTGTCACGGCTGCCCACGGTGTCACAGAAGTTTGCCAAATACTGGATCTGTCAGGTCCGTCTGATGGAGCAGGAAGGCAACCTGGACGTCCTGCCCGTGTTTGAAGAGGCTGTTCGTGTTGTGTTGGAG CCCATTGACGAGCTGCGGGCTGTGGTGTTCGAGATTCTGAAGAAAAATGATGAGATCCAAG CGTCTGAACCAAAGCAGGACCAACTCCCATCAGCCGAGAGTTCTCCTGAGAGCAGCGACAACCCGATGATGACCCCCAAACCTGTGAGAGTCCTCATCTCTGGGGAGAAAGGAAACTCCTCTGTAGTCAAGTATAAGATTACAGCGACTCCTGG tGGCCCTCCAAGCCAGAAGAGAGAACCAGCACGGGTCAACGGCCAGGAGGTTCGATTTTTCACTCCGGTGAGACGCTCGGTGCGAATCCAGAGAGCCTCGCTCCGATATCCCGCCGGCCTTCAGGACCACGACCTCTGCGTGGCCTCCTACAATGACCTGATCTCCGAGGAGGACAAAGACACGAGCGGGGAGCAGGAGGACGGGGGAACCAGCCCATCTGTTAATGACGCACCGATGTTTATCTACAGACAGAACGAAGCACTTAAAGACAAGGTGCTCGTCCAGCTCGTCTGTGATGAAGGTGTTTAG
- the ckap2l gene encoding cytoskeleton-associated protein 2-like isoform X2 — translation MSAKFRLNAAINVKRQPATGMHSSGRGSSSSASHSKLDSGSNASSVPMKTISARMSLCPLVKTRTGLITAATQPRKSLSSHASATPANATTTTVSVADKVRSSTYASGPQKSVTFLKKTLTATALNNHVNKKTTVSSATITGCKIPSQDKSNAKPLLDKQTLSSRRGQLSSELKSLPTFKSKAAPVQPVRREGTTKTDKSAGKPADRLTQQKSDAGGARNGQTCKVSTQTSSGPASRSSFRADKGVRRGDVVELGGKTKTSKETQSKKGHSSSNAPPPQAGINQTGAPVMSRRASQPATSIRRTGLTTGTKTPKLSVRVLPQTEVKKLTAAQEERMRKLQEWRQTKGISYKRPPMPVKPQVRRTVAVPQPFWTAMKEEDDANSLICAVDRSLADCIKLLREGCPPDHVKEVLSRLPTVSQKFAKYWICQVRLMEQEGNLDVLPVFEEAVRVVLEPIDELRAVVFEILKKNDEIQASEPKQDQLPSAESSPESSDNPMMTPKPVRVLISGEKGNSSVVKYKITATPGGPPSQKREPARVNGQEVRFFTPVRRSVRIQRASLRYPAGLQDHDLCVASYNDLISEEDKDTSGEQEDGGTSPSVNDAPMFIYRQNEALKDKVLVQLVCDEGV, via the exons ATGTCCGCCAAGTTTCGCCTGAATGCAGCCATCAACGTCAAGAGGCAGCCAGCCACAGGAATGCATTCTTCAGGCAGAGGGTCTTCAAGTTCTGCCTCCCACAGCAAATTGGACAGTGGCTCAAATGCCTCTTCGGTCCCAATGAAAACAATCAGTGCCAGGATGAGCCTCTGCCCCCTTGTCAAAACAAGAACTGGCCTCATCACTGCAGCGACACAGCCCAGAAAGTCACTTTCATCCCACGCCTCTGCCACACCGGCTAATGCCACCACTACTACTGTTTCTGTGGCTGACAAGGTACGCTCCAGCACGTACGCATCAGGTCCCCAGAAGTCTGTGACCTTTCTGAAGAAAACACTTACTGCTACTGCCCTTAACAACCACgttaataagaaaacaacagtttcttctgcaacaataaCTGGGTGTAAAATTCCATCTCAGGACAAGTCTAATGCAAAACCACTTTTGGATAAACAGACTCTGTCGTCTCGTAGGGGTCAGTTATCCAGTGAACTAAAGTCATTGCCCACCTTTAAAAGCAAAGCAGCACCTGTGCAGCcagtgaggagagaagggaCGACAAAAACTGACAAATCAGCAGGAAAGCCCGCAGACAGGTTAACGCAGCAGAAATCTGATGCTGGAGGGGCGAGAAATGGACAAACATGCAAAGTGTCCACCCAAACATCCTCGGGGCCAGCGAGCAGAAGCAGTTTCCGAGCGGACAAAGGGGTAAGGCGAGGGGATGTGGTCGAGCTGGGAGGGAAAACCAAGACAAGTAAAGAGACACAGAGCAAGAAGGGACACAGTTCATCGAATGCCCCTCCACCACAAGCTGGTATTAACCAAACGGGGGCACCAGTGATGTCACGGAGAGCGTCACAGCCTGCCACCTCCATCCGCCGTACAGGCCTGACCACAGGCACGAAGACGCCAAAGCTGTCAGTCAGGGTCCTTCCCCAGACCGAGGTAAAGAAACTGACAGCTGCCCAAGAAGAAAGAAT GAGAAAACTGCAGGAATGGCGGCAAACTAAGGGCATATCCTACAAGCGCCCGCCGATGCCGGTGAAACCTCAGGTGAGGCGCACGGTGGCAGTGCCCCAGCCTTTCTGGACCGCcatgaaggaggaggatgatgccAACTCCCTCATCTGTGCTGTCGACAGGTCCCTGGCAGACTGTATTAAACTGCTCCGGGAG GGCTGCCCTCCGGACCACGTGAAGGAGGTTCTGTCACGGCTGCCCACGGTGTCACAGAAGTTTGCCAAATACTGGATCTGTCAGGTCCGTCTGATGGAGCAGGAAGGCAACCTGGACGTCCTGCCCGTGTTTGAAGAGGCTGTTCGTGTTGTGTTGGAG CCCATTGACGAGCTGCGGGCTGTGGTGTTCGAGATTCTGAAGAAAAATGATGAGATCCAAG CGTCTGAACCAAAGCAGGACCAACTCCCATCAGCCGAGAGTTCTCCTGAGAGCAGCGACAACCCGATGATGACCCCCAAACCTGTGAGAGTCCTCATCTCTGGGGAGAAAGGAAACTCCTCTGTAGTCAAGTATAAGATTACAGCGACTCCTGG tGGCCCTCCAAGCCAGAAGAGAGAACCAGCACGGGTCAACGGCCAGGAGGTTCGATTTTTCACTCCGGTGAGACGCTCGGTGCGAATCCAGAGAGCCTCGCTCCGATATCCCGCCGGCCTTCAGGACCACGACCTCTGCGTGGCCTCCTACAATGACCTGATCTCCGAGGAGGACAAAGACACGAGCGGGGAGCAGGAGGACGGGGGAACCAGCCCATCTGTTAATGACGCACCGATGTTTATCTACAGACAGAACGAAGCACTTAAAGACAAGGTGCTCGTCCAGCTCGTCTGTGATGAAGGTGTTTAG